From Meiothermus sp. QL-1, the proteins below share one genomic window:
- a CDS encoding S-layer homology domain-containing protein has product MRLFAQAVFLATLFAWALPSDLSKDHWAFQAVQEVTARGWLQGYPDGRFRGEVALDRYQLATILARVLADSPLPVREAEVRFKDVVPNHWALPGIRRMVGEGLVEGFPDQTYRGSTPLTRYQLATVLDKLCARLGLAAPARALRPDDLPPGHWAEAAVLRVIALEILPLGSDGLFRGNEPVNRYQMARALWRLSQLFPARTALPSQPQPAPPAASGALPLQAPPSQPAPPPQTPTLQVASVENKNVSERTLLGQISAVPLPEGWAEATLEQSLVHLGQAQRHGRVWATLKHGDQRAIALLRLDENPGLEAFYPLGEAVAAASEGWAWVEGGRQLLFLDARSGRTRLYGPIGQSGAREALPPVFAAGVQEGVLGGVALDESRNYLALINGRPLCLPNCEAASSSRVLRLVLLGLNPDGLFAEYAYLLDDPKNRVVGLAWPKPRFLMVHEHDGRRSRIYSVDLNQADDLAFTEWDSPEAGLEQRPLVRPLPKKLLLEIELERPSGLALLGPGELVVAQGGLLRLRLQSPLW; this is encoded by the coding sequence ATGAGACTTTTCGCCCAAGCTGTTTTTCTCGCAACGCTCTTTGCCTGGGCGCTTCCCAGCGACCTTTCCAAGGACCACTGGGCGTTCCAAGCCGTGCAGGAAGTAACCGCGCGGGGCTGGCTGCAGGGGTACCCTGATGGCAGATTCCGCGGCGAAGTGGCGCTCGACCGCTACCAGTTGGCCACCATTCTGGCCCGGGTACTGGCTGACAGCCCCCTGCCGGTGCGGGAGGCCGAGGTCCGTTTCAAAGATGTGGTGCCGAACCACTGGGCCCTGCCGGGTATCCGGCGGATGGTGGGGGAGGGTCTGGTCGAGGGCTTTCCCGACCAGACCTACCGGGGCAGCACCCCCCTCACGCGCTACCAGCTTGCGACCGTGCTGGACAAACTGTGCGCCCGGTTAGGGCTCGCCGCCCCGGCGCGCGCCCTGCGCCCGGACGACCTGCCCCCAGGGCACTGGGCCGAGGCCGCGGTGCTGCGGGTAATTGCGCTAGAGATACTGCCTTTGGGCTCGGACGGCCTTTTCCGGGGCAACGAACCGGTCAACCGCTACCAGATGGCCCGGGCCCTCTGGCGGCTAAGCCAGCTTTTCCCAGCTAGAACTGCCTTGCCCAGCCAGCCCCAGCCAGCCCCGCCGGCAGCTTCAGGAGCCCTTCCTCTCCAGGCTCCGCCCAGCCAGCCTGCCCCTCCTCCCCAGACCCCTACCCTCCAGGTTGCAAGCGTGGAGAACAAAAACGTATCCGAGAGAACCCTCCTGGGCCAGATCAGCGCGGTTCCCCTGCCGGAAGGCTGGGCCGAGGCCACCCTCGAGCAAAGCCTGGTGCACCTGGGCCAGGCCCAAAGGCACGGCCGGGTCTGGGCTACCCTCAAGCATGGCGACCAGCGGGCCATAGCCCTGCTCAGGCTGGACGAGAACCCGGGCCTGGAGGCTTTTTACCCCCTGGGCGAGGCTGTGGCCGCGGCCAGCGAGGGCTGGGCCTGGGTTGAGGGAGGCCGGCAGCTTCTTTTCCTGGACGCAAGAAGTGGGAGAACACGCCTATACGGTCCCATCGGGCAAAGCGGGGCCCGCGAAGCCCTACCCCCGGTGTTCGCCGCAGGGGTACAGGAAGGGGTTCTTGGCGGGGTGGCCCTGGACGAAAGCCGCAACTACCTGGCCCTCATCAACGGACGCCCCCTGTGTCTACCGAACTGCGAGGCGGCCTCGAGCTCGAGGGTGCTGCGGCTGGTGCTCTTGGGTCTCAACCCGGATGGCCTTTTCGCTGAGTACGCCTACCTGCTGGATGACCCCAAGAACCGGGTGGTGGGGCTGGCCTGGCCCAAACCCCGCTTTCTTATGGTGCACGAGCACGATGGCAGAAGAAGCCGCATCTACAGCGTGGACCTGAACCAGGCCGACGACCTGGCCTTCACCGAGTGGGACAGTCCGGAAGCCGGCTTAGAGCAAAGACCCCTGGTCAGGCCGCTGCCCAAAAAGCTTCTGCTGGAAATAGAGCTGGAGCGGCCCAGCGGCCTAGCCCTGCTCGGCCCCGGCGAGCTGGTGGTGGCCCAGGGGGGGCTTCTGCGGCTGAGACTGCAGAGCCCCCTTTGGTAG
- the xerC gene encoding tyrosine recombinase XerC produces MKLVLKTHWQEPTRRRLEAIRALQERNEAALLGLLEAYLINYSRKQAALSPRTLKNYRLALRDFLAWWWPPESPAPREPIQKSSRDTLARYVASLQTQGSHLEPHEPLSPGSIALRLVGVRQFYRALEWAGVLVAPSSPPAPRDPTPPEEKRPALPLPWYRRLLGYLEQKDDPASVRDRLAVRLAGECGLRVAELVGLRVEDVLLEERLLVVRGKGGKQRSVPLPRSLLPDLEAWLRLRRALAPAGEPHLLLRSLKNGRLGKRLSANGLWWRITQHYQAIGLPSRYSGLHMLRHTAGTRFYRTSRDLHATARLLGHASPSTSAIYAKMDLEGLFRVMDRLDEEGE; encoded by the coding sequence GTGAAGCTAGTCCTCAAAACCCACTGGCAGGAACCTACCCGCCGCCGTCTGGAGGCCATCCGAGCCCTGCAGGAGCGGAACGAGGCAGCGCTGCTTGGGCTGCTGGAGGCATACCTCATCAACTACAGCCGCAAGCAGGCCGCTTTGAGCCCCCGCACCCTGAAGAACTACCGCCTGGCCCTGCGGGACTTCCTGGCCTGGTGGTGGCCGCCCGAGTCCCCGGCCCCTCGTGAGCCCATTCAGAAATCCAGCCGCGACACCCTGGCCCGCTACGTGGCCAGCCTCCAGACCCAGGGCTCCCACCTCGAGCCCCACGAACCGCTCAGCCCGGGGAGCATCGCCCTGCGGCTGGTGGGCGTGCGGCAGTTCTACCGCGCATTGGAGTGGGCGGGCGTGCTGGTGGCGCCGAGCAGTCCCCCGGCCCCCCGCGACCCCACCCCGCCCGAGGAGAAGCGGCCCGCTCTACCGTTGCCCTGGTACAGAAGACTCCTGGGCTACCTCGAGCAGAAGGACGACCCGGCCAGTGTTCGCGACCGGCTGGCGGTGCGGCTGGCCGGGGAGTGCGGGCTGCGGGTGGCCGAGCTGGTGGGTTTGAGGGTGGAGGACGTGCTGCTGGAAGAGCGCCTGCTGGTGGTGCGGGGTAAGGGCGGCAAGCAGCGCAGCGTGCCCCTCCCCCGCTCCTTGCTGCCGGACCTCGAGGCCTGGCTGAGGCTGCGGCGGGCGCTGGCCCCGGCGGGCGAACCGCACCTGCTTTTGCGCAGCCTCAAAAACGGTCGGCTGGGCAAGCGCCTCTCCGCGAACGGCCTCTGGTGGCGAATCACCCAGCACTACCAGGCCATCGGCCTGCCCAGCCGCTACTCCGGTCTGCATATGCTCCGGCACACCGCGGGCACCAGGTTTTACCGGACCTCGAGGGACCTTCACGCGACCGCGCGCCTCCTGGGGCATGCCAGCCCGAGCACCTCGGCCATCTACGCCAAGATGGACCTGGAAGGGCTCTTCCGCGTAATGGACCGGCTGGATGAGGAAGGGGAATAG